GTGTTACATAGTCAACAGTGTCCAGTTTTCACGCTAAAAGTCCGAATCTTAGAAGGATCTTATTCTCAACCATATGATAAACTATTTTTATTATCCATGCAATTCCGAGGGAAGAAAAAATATATGCCCATCCAAATGTATTGAGGAAATGCAACAGCAGCTATTGGCTGGAAAAGAACGGCTGATAACATTCATAGCTGTAAATGTATTGTCTTGCAAGTATATCCAATTACTAGAAATTAAGTCGACACATTTGACTTATAACATTGTATTGCACACAACTAATTTATTGCATTTCGTTGAAAAGGAGTTGATGACAGCGTCAGGTGTTATTTCTGTGGTGGGGGTTTAAAAAACTGGGAACCCGGCGATGTTCCCATGGAAGAACATGCGCGGTGGTATCCAAAATGTCCGCATGTAATACTGGTTAAAGGACAAGCCTATGTGGACAGAATTAACCGAGGTGAAGACTCTGAAGAGACCGATATCGGCAAAGACCAGGTATGTGCAgaattaaaagtttcaaaaatataaatcaaacaaCACGCTCCATCTTTTTATCAGTTTAGCGCTCCCTTTAACTTCAAGTTGTCAAAGGGTATTAAAACATCAAACCgctttcaaaattttgttgaTAGTATTTCGAATAGTGTCACTAAATACTATGTCATCCTATCTCAGATTAGATCAGGCGGGGTCAAATGACAAGTGCGTGATCTTGACAAAAGAAAGATgacatcattatttttttcttaaagacgTTTCAAACCCTATCGAACATATA
The Mercenaria mercenaria strain notata unplaced genomic scaffold, MADL_Memer_1 contig_565, whole genome shotgun sequence DNA segment above includes these coding regions:
- the LOC128554612 gene encoding death-associated inhibitor of apoptosis 1-like, producing MLDLVKITSQKVTIPEPDALGIHVEKPKFPEFALVSKRLESYQNWPENIPTDKKDLTEAGLVYTGVDDSVRCYFCGGGLKNWEPGDVPMEEHARWYPKCPHVILVKGQAYVDRINRGEDSEETDIGKDQ